The Bdellovibrio sp. ZAP7 DNA segment TTGTTACGACCAATTGTACTTACGATCACGCCTTCTTTTAGGAACATATCGCTGACTTTAACGGCCTGATCAAGCAAACCACCTGGATTTCTGCGCAAGTCCAATAACAAACCGTTGATTTGACCTTTGTTGTTTTTCATGTGATTTGCGATCGCTGTTTCAAGATCTTTACCTGTGTTTTCGATAAAGCTTGTGATTCTAACGTAAGCAAAACCATCACCCATGTCTGTGTATTTCACAGATTTGATTTTCACAACACCGCGAGTGATTGTGATATCGCGTGGTTTTTCTTCGTTTTCACGAACAACTCTTAAAACAATTTTGCTGCCTTTTTTACCTCGCATGAATGAGGACGCTTCAACCAAGCTCATACCTTTCGTGCTGTTACCATCGATGGCGATAACTTTATCGCCCGCTTTGATACCCGCTTGCCATGCTGGAGCATCTTCAATTGGAGAGATGATCGTTAAGATGCCATTTTGATTTGAAATCTCGATACCCAAACCACCGAACTCACCGCTCGTTTCGGTTTCGAAGTCTTTGAAAATATCCGGTGGCATAAAGTTCGTATGCGGATCCAACTCACGAAGCATCCCTTTGATCGCTCCGTACACCAACTTTTTCGTATCAGTTTCTTCGACATAGTATTGCTGAATCAAATTCAAAACTTTACTGAAGTTTTGTAGATCAGCGTAACGCTCTTGAGCGAATGCACGGACTTGAAAACCTGTTTCAGCCATTACGAAAAGGACCAGAAGCAGAATGCCTCCGAGAATATAGGTTTTCCAATAGCGTTTGATAGATTGCATGTGGTTAGAGTCCTTTCATCCACTGTTGCGGGTCGTAGGGTTCAGAAAAATGTCTGATTTCAAAATACAATCCCGAAGGATTATCTGCGGAGGCATCACCGGTTGTCGCTACAACCTGTGCTTGTGTGATTTCTTCGCCTGTCGTCACCTTAATTTCTTCAGCATGGGAATAGACAGAATAGTAGTGATCGCCATGATCCACAATAACTGTATTTCCAAATCCAGGAAGTTCGCCCACGTATGAAACTTTACCTTCAAACACGGATTTAACCGGACTTCCTTTAGCTGCCGATATGAAAATGCCTTTGCTCGTTAAAGTGTAAGGGTGATCCTTACCTTTCATAAGTCCAAATTTTTGCGTTACGACTCCAGCAAGAGGTCTTGGAAGCTCACCTTTTGAATCCAGAAAGGAGGCTTTGAATAACGTATCAAAAACCCCGGTGTCATCGATGTTGTATTGCGCTGATTTGGATTTGAGGTCGTTGATTTTGTTTTCAGCGAACATTTTGCTCTTACGAATGCCGCTTAAGAGTTTGTTTTTCAAGGATTGCTCAGCAACGAGCTTTTGTTCTTGGGTTGAGATACCGGCCTCAACAGCTTTCAGATTTTCCAAACGCTGAGAGATAGCTTTTCTTTTACTTTGCAGGTCCTGGACGTCGTGCCTGTATCCTTTGATTAATTCTAAATCTCGTTGAGCAACAATTCCTAGAATTTTTAGATTTCTGTCCAATGAAACGGAACTGTCAGCGTTCAGAATGAATCGTGCTAGGGGCTGGCCACCCAATTTGTAGATTGCTTTTAAACGCTCGGCCAATTGAGCCCGTTGAACTTTAGCTTTGGCTTCTAGCTCGTCCACTTTTTCCGTCAAATTTTTAATATTAACTTCCAAAAGTTCACGTTGTTGCGAAAGCGAGCTACGTTCCGTGACGGTCTTTTTGATCTTTTTATTGATTTCATAAAGTCCCGAAAGGACCTGACGTTGTTTAACTTCGACATCGGCGAGCTTTTGCTTTGTCGCTTCCATATCTTTGGTCAATGCATCGACCTTTTCTGCAGGCGTTGATTCAGGCGTCGCCGCCTGTGCCGCAGAAAATGCCATCGATATTGAAAGTGCCCCGAGGGCCAATGACCATTTCAAGTTTTTAGGCCCTTTGACTTGCGGCCGCGTAGCCGTCATTGATTCTTCTAACACAAAGGTAAGATGCCAACGCTCCCATCACTGTTCCACCGATGATTACCAGTGCAATAATCCATGGAGAGATAAAGCTGACTTGTTCACCAATTCTTAAGAAACTTAGGCGGGTATTCACAATGCTTTTTCCGACGGTGTACATTCCAAAGGCTATTCCCATGGAAAGTGTCGAGGCGATGAATCCTAGCAATGCACCTTCTTTTAAGAAAGGCTTGCGAATCATCGATGCCGTGGCACCGATCATCTCAAATACCACGATTTCATCTCGATGAACTTGAACGGAAGCGCGAATTGCATTCGACATCACGAAAATCGAGGCACACAGTACGACCACACCAACTAAATTCAGTGCAAGATTAATCGCTGAAACAAAAGCGCTGTATTTTTCAACCCAATCCTGACCATAACTAACATCATCAATGCCGGAGCGACCTTTTAAATCTGTCGCAATCGCCTGCAAGATACTGCTTTGAGCATCAGTTGCAATTTCCGTTTTCAGTTTCACTTGATAGCTAGAAGGAATCATTTTTAAAAGTTCATCATCTTTACTGATATCCGGTGCGTAACTTGCCAGTTGTGCGCGGAAATCAGAAAGAGCCTGATCTTGAGTCACCAACTTGAAGTTGCCGATGTCTTTGTGATTTTTAAAATACTTTTCCAGCTCATCGCGGCCTTGAGCTGAAATATCCGAGGATAAATAGACTGTCAGCTGAACATCTTCACCCCAATGGGTCAGAATGTTTCTGAAGTTTTTTGAAATCAGCAGAGACGTTGCCATGACAACGAAACAAGCCGTAACCACAATTAGCGTAGAAAATTTAAGAGCGAGGTTCTTTTGGGTAGGATTCACTTGGTGTCTCCCACGATAATTCCGTCTTTAAGTTCCAAAGTTCTTTTGTGGCGACGCTTAACCATTTCATGATCATGGGTGGCGACAAAGACAGTTGTCCCTTGAGAGCAAACTCTCTCCAGTAAATCCATGATCTCTTCGCTAAGCCTTGGATCCAAATTTCCGGTCGGCTCGTCGGCAATCAAAACACCTGGCTGATGAACGATGGCTCTGGCAATTGCGGTTCTTTGCTGCTCACCGCCGGAAACAAAATCAGGATACTGATCATGTTTGTGAGCCAGTCCCACTTGCTCCAAAACTTCATAGACCTTGCGTTGAATTGCTGGAGTTTTGTCGCCACGAATTTGCAATGGCAAAGCGACATTTTCGAATAACGTGCGATCTTTCAGAAGCTTGAAATCCTGAAAGATAACACCGATTTTTCTGCGAAAGAATGGAACTTGTCCATTGCGAATTTCACCCAGATCATATCCCGCGACTTTTACTTCACCAGATGTGGCTAAATCATAAGCAGAAATCATTTTGAAGAGCGTAGTTTTACCTGCACCACTGGGTCCCGTTAAAAATACAAATTCACCTTTGTCGATTTTCAAATCGATATTTTTTAAAGCGTGAACGGGCCCTGGATAGGTCTTATATACGTGGGAGAATTCAATCATTTCTCTATCTTATGAAAGATAAAGACTTATTCATACTCGCCCGAAGTCGAGGTTTTCAGGATTAAGGCATACCACCTGACATCAACGTATCAATGATTGTTGAATGCTGGCGATGAAGGGCTTGTTTTATTGCTTCAGCCGGTTGATTGGAGCCGACTTGCAGAACTCTTTCGTGAGGAGTTTTAATCGTTTTCAAAACCGCACCGTTGCAAAAAATACGACTGACCAAGAATGGATTCGCCATTCCCCAATCCTCTGTTTGAATGTGGTATTTCTGTCCGCGTACTGTGATATCCGAATTGAAACCTTTTTGCATTTCTACAAACCTCGAACTTCAATTTAGCAAAAAAACGTCGCGATCTCATCAAATTTTTATATGCGCGGTGTTTTGACTCTTCAGGCAAGACACATACTAAATGTCTATGGAGGTAACTATTATGAAGTTCGTTTCTGTTCTATTTATTCCTATTGTTGTAGCTCTATCTTTGGTCGCAAAAGCACAAACACCTGCGCCAACTGAGCCTCCACCATTTTCTGGCGAAGCTGAAGCCGGAGCCATCATGGTAACTGGCAATTCTGATTCAGAGAACTATGCGGCCAAAGGAAAAGCGGCTTATAAAGCCGGCAAAAACATCTACACTTTAAGTGGTCAATATATTCGCACTGAAGCCAACTCTGTTGAAAGCGTACGCAATTGGAATGCAGGGGCTCGTTATGATCACGAGTGGACTGATTATCTTGGCTTCTTTGGTAGTCAAAAAGTCGAGAGTGATATCTATTCTGGTTACTTGCAACGTGATTCGACAGATATCGGTTTGAAGTACTGGCTGACAAAAACAGACAGCT contains these protein-coding regions:
- a CDS encoding S41 family peptidase, whose amino-acid sequence is MQSIKRYWKTYILGGILLLVLFVMAETGFQVRAFAQERYADLQNFSKVLNLIQQYYVEETDTKKLVYGAIKGMLRELDPHTNFMPPDIFKDFETETSGEFGGLGIEISNQNGILTIISPIEDAPAWQAGIKAGDKVIAIDGNSTKGMSLVEASSFMRGKKGSKIVLRVVRENEEKPRDITITRGVVKIKSVKYTDMGDGFAYVRITSFIENTGKDLETAIANHMKNNKGQINGLLLDLRRNPGGLLDQAVKVSDMFLKEGVIVSTIGRNKAEKEVAMATKKGKYQNVPLVILVNEYTASASEIVSGALQDNKRALIVGQRTFGKGSVQSVIKLGDGSGLKLTVARYYTPSGVSIQAEGIHPDVEIEDIDPEVFAKSIQKQQSTREGDIAGHLKGDKEKAAEKLDVKKGAEEGALAWWKDVGSKKDEKLSPRDNILKKDYQAYQAFSYLKAWNTMKGLTR
- a CDS encoding murein hydrolase activator EnvC; translation: MTATRPQVKGPKNLKWSLALGALSISMAFSAAQAATPESTPAEKVDALTKDMEATKQKLADVEVKQRQVLSGLYEINKKIKKTVTERSSLSQQRELLEVNIKNLTEKVDELEAKAKVQRAQLAERLKAIYKLGGQPLARFILNADSSVSLDRNLKILGIVAQRDLELIKGYRHDVQDLQSKRKAISQRLENLKAVEAGISTQEQKLVAEQSLKNKLLSGIRKSKMFAENKINDLKSKSAQYNIDDTGVFDTLFKASFLDSKGELPRPLAGVVTQKFGLMKGKDHPYTLTSKGIFISAAKGSPVKSVFEGKVSYVGELPGFGNTVIVDHGDHYYSVYSHAEEIKVTTGEEITQAQVVATTGDASADNPSGLYFEIRHFSEPYDPQQWMKGL
- a CDS encoding ABC transporter permease — its product is MNPTQKNLALKFSTLIVVTACFVVMATSLLISKNFRNILTHWGEDVQLTVYLSSDISAQGRDELEKYFKNHKDIGNFKLVTQDQALSDFRAQLASYAPDISKDDELLKMIPSSYQVKLKTEIATDAQSSILQAIATDLKGRSGIDDVSYGQDWVEKYSAFVSAINLALNLVGVVVLCASIFVMSNAIRASVQVHRDEIVVFEMIGATASMIRKPFLKEGALLGFIASTLSMGIAFGMYTVGKSIVNTRLSFLRIGEQVSFISPWIIALVIIGGTVMGALASYLCVRRINDGYAAASQRA
- the ftsE gene encoding cell division ATP-binding protein FtsE, coding for MIEFSHVYKTYPGPVHALKNIDLKIDKGEFVFLTGPSGAGKTTLFKMISAYDLATSGEVKVAGYDLGEIRNGQVPFFRRKIGVIFQDFKLLKDRTLFENVALPLQIRGDKTPAIQRKVYEVLEQVGLAHKHDQYPDFVSGGEQQRTAIARAIVHQPGVLIADEPTGNLDPRLSEEIMDLLERVCSQGTTVFVATHDHEMVKRRHKRTLELKDGIIVGDTK
- a CDS encoding YdiY family protein; this translates as MKFVSVLFIPIVVALSLVAKAQTPAPTEPPPFSGEAEAGAIMVTGNSDSENYAAKGKAAYKAGKNIYTLSGQYIRTEANSVESVRNWNAGARYDHEWTDYLGFFGSQKVESDIYSGYLQRDSTDIGLKYWLTKTDSFDWTLEAGYRYSKTQNVLVGTTYDQLIRIYTEINAKIDKEFSFKYWIEYLPNMTRADAYQVNTEASINVMLNSIFSLKLAYLLQYQNEPAPPGEYSTTTTTLNLVAKF